The segment GGCTCCAGTTCGTAACGGGTGACCGCCGGTCCCTGGCAGGTATTGATCATTCTGGCGCTTACGCCAAAACTGTCCAGCGTACTGATCAGAATTTGCGCATTATCGGTGATTTCTTTGGAGGGCTTGGGTTGTTTGGTTTTAACCACCCGTTTTAGTATGGACAGCGGCGGCAGACTATATCTAGTATTTTCCCGTTTCTCGCTTTTTATCTCCATCACCGGTTCGTCCGGCGCAAAATCCATGACAAGCTCCGGTGTAACCGGGGTATCCTGACGGGGCAGTTTAAAGACATCCTGTTCCTGATTGTAAAAAGACCGGGAGCGGCCGCTACATTTACCGGCACTGGCTGTAGCCGGTTCTTCCTCATCGGTCCGGACCATTTTTTCCGCAAGGTTTTCCTTGGCGGCGGCAATGGCTTCCCGAGCGCTATCCAGACTGTCACTGGCCTTTTGTTTGGCAAGCCATAGGGTTCGCTGCAACGACCAGGTAGTTGTGCCAATAACGGCACAAACAGCCAGACCGATCAAAACCACCAGCGAACCGTCCGTCCCCAACAGCTTCCGCAAAAAAAACAGCAGCATACCGCCCAGCAGGCCACCGCCGGCCACCAGACTCTCCGGCAATATTTCCTGTCCCGGCGGAATTTTAAAATGATGAAAAATCGTTAAGGCCAGTACATATAAAAACGACAATCCCCAAAACTTCAAAGAAAAGTCGATTGCCATTTGTGTCCAGACATAACGGGAACCGATTGCCACCAGAACCACCGGCAAAGCCAAGGCTCCAATGCCAAGCATATAGCGCTGGACTTTTGCCATAAACAAGCCGAACGGTCCTGTATGTAAACCGGCAAGACTGATGAAGGCCAGCACTCCCGCGGTGAACAGCAAAATACCCAGTAACTCGTATCTTGTTTCGGGTTTCAATTCTGAGAGTTTAGGCAAAAAAACCACCTCTCCGTAGTTTTTTCTACGCTTATATATAAAATCCTTTATTTTTGTAAAAAAAAGCGCTCTATGAATCGAGCGCCTCCCTGACAGGAGAATAGGCCACGACTGTTCCCGGCTGCAGCCTAGGATCCAGATATTCGCCGGGATCGGTCGCGATCAGCCGGACCACTTTACATTGCCGGGCGTTGATTCTTTCCATTAAAACCCGGCTTTGGCCAACGGTGATTTCCTCATAGTCCGGCTGATACGGTTCGGCCGGAAAAATCGACTCCAGAGGCATAATCGTCCAGAGCAGCATTATTGTTTCAACCCCTTATCGGTTTTATTGGCGGCAATCAGTTCCTGCAAGGTAAGCTGGGCCTGAGCAATCCCACCGATTTCGTCGATCAAGCCGTAATGCACGGCATCCTTGCCGACAACTGAGGTTCCGATGTCGCGCGATAGTTCACCTGTTTTATACAGCAATTCCTTCCACTTTTTTTCCGTAATCTTGGAATGGGTTACCACGAATTTATTCACCCGTTCCTGCATCTTTTCCAGATAATCAAATGAACTGGGCGCCCCGATCACCAGTCCGGTCAACCGGATCGGATGAATGGTCATACTGGCGCTCTCAACAATGAAAGAATGGGTGGCCGACACGGCAATGGGCGCGCCTATGCTGTGGCCGCCGCCCAGCACGATGGACACCGACGGCTTGGACATGCTGGCGATCAGTTCGGCAATGGCCAGTCCTGCCTCCACGTCACCGCCTACGGTATTTAACAGCAGTAATAGGCCCTCAATCTCCGGATTTTGTTCAATGGCCACCAGTTGCGGCATAATGTGTTCATATTTTGTTGTCTTATTCTGAGGCGGCAGCACCATATGCCCTTCAATCTGGCCAATAATGGTCATGACATGAATGTTGCTTTTGGCCACTGGAACTTCGGCAGTCCCCAGTTCCTGAATATTGTCAGCCGGGCCGGTCGCTTTCTTAGCCCGTTTGCTTTTCTTCTGCGGATCGGGCACTACCGGCGTTTCGGGCTGTGTCCCCGGCTCAGGAATAACAGGATTGCTGCTCTTTATCATCATATTACCTCCAGTAATCAATTCTCGGTAATAGTATTGACGGCAAATCAACTTTCATACTAGTGCTCCGCCAACTCGGAAAGTACAATAACTCCACAGGCCTTCTTCCGCAGATTAATTTATACCTTCAAAGTTGGCAAACCACAACGAACCTGCCCGGGGAAAACGACAGTAAGCAATACTAAGAGACTGTTGCAGGAAAAAAATCAACTTGCAACAGCCTCTATTCTCTTGCCGGAGCCGGACGCTAAAAAAAGACTGTAAAAAGCCGATTCTGATCAGGCCTTTTACAGTCTTTATTCATACTTCCATAATAATCGGCAGAATCATCGGACGGCGGCGGGTCCGGTCATACAGATATTTGCCCAGCGCATCGCGGACATTGTTCTTAATCGCCGCCCATTCGGTAATATTATTGGTCTGGCATTTTTCCAAGGCCTGTTTTACCTTTTCCCTGGCCTCTTCCATCAATTGCTCCGATTCGCGGACATATACGAAGCCACGGGAGACGATATCCGGTCCGGCCGCCACACCACCTTGTTTTTCCATGGTGACGACGACGATGAGTATGCCATCCTGGGATAATTGTTTCCGGTCGCGGAGCACAATATTGCCAACATCGCCAACCCCCAGGCCGTCCACTAAAATGTTGCCGGCTGTAACTTTGCCGGCGATCATGCCTCTGTCTTTGGTAAACTCCAAGACTTGTCCATTCTCGGCTACAAAGATGTTTTCCTTGGCCATTCCCATGTCCTGCGCCAGTTTGGCATGTTTCTTCAAATGGCGGTATTCGCCATGGACGGGAATGAAAAACTTAGGACGAATCAGATTATGCATCAGTTTAAGCTCTTCCTGGCTGGCATGGCCGGAAACATGGATGCCTGAAGTCGCTTCGTAAACAACGTCGGCACCTTGGCGCAGCAAATAGTCAATCGTCCGGGCCACCAGCTTTTCGTTGCCCGGTATAGGCGTAGCGGAAATGACGACGGTGTCACCGGGAACGATATCGACCTTCCGGTGGTCTGACATCGCCATACGGGTCAGGGCCGACATCGGCTCGCCCTGACTACCGGTGGTCAGAATGACAATAGCGGAAGCAGGATACTGATTGATCTGATCAATATCAATCAATACTCCTTCCGGAATATTCAGATAACCAAGTTCCATCGCGATATTAACAACATTGACCATGCTCCGTCCCAATACGGCCACTTTGCGCTTATACTTGCAGGCCATATCGACAGCCTGCTGGACACGGTGCACGTTGGAAGAAAATGTGGCGATAATGATACGGTCTTTGGCGGTACGAAAGGTTTCATCAAAAGTGACTCCCACCGACCGTTCGCTCATCGTATAGCCGGGTCGTTCGGCATTGGTGCTGTCTGCCAGCATGACGAGAACCCCCTGGTCCCCCAGTTCGGCAAACCTGTGGAAGTCGGTCACTTTGCCGTCTACCGGCGTTTGATCCAATTTGAAGTCGCCCGTATGAACGATAGTTCCCACCGGCGTCTTGATAAATAAAGCCACACTGTCGGCAATGCTGTGGCTGACCCGGATAAAGCCGACGGTAAAAGCTCCGGCCTGAATTTGGCTGCCCGGCGTCACAGGCACCAATTGCGCATTAGTAAGATGGTTTTCCTTCAACCGGTTTTCCAATATGCCCAATGTCAGGCGCGTCCCATACACCGGTACATCAAGCTGCTTTAAGACATACGGCAGGGCGCCGATATGATCTTCGTGGCCGTGAGTCAGCACGATGGCGCGCACCAAATCACGGTTGTCAAGCAGGTACGAAATATCGGGAATGACTAAATCGATCCCTAGCATGTCATCCTCAGGAAACATGAGTCCGGAGTCGATCACAACAATGTCGTCGCCACAGCGGACCACTGTCATGTTCTTTCCTATCTCTCCCAATCCTCCCAAAGGAATAATTTGAAGTTTTTGCGGTAACTTTGCCAAAAAAAAGCACACCTCCAGAATATTTTAAGTAAAGAACCAGACCTCTCTACGATTATCGCCGTCCATTCCACTCAGGTCAAACCAGCCGTCCGTCACTTCCACTTACTGCCATTATACCTTATTTCCGCCATGACAACAAGTGAAACTGATTTTGATTTATTATATGCCTATTCCCCGGCAGACATACGGCCCCATCCTCTCCGAGAATGGGGCCGTTCCCAATATGTTACATAACGCCCAGTTGCCGCATACTCTCTTTAATCTGCTCCACTTCCCCGGCAGACGCCGTCGTCAGGGGCAGCCGGCAGGGGCCTGCCGCCAATCCCAGCAGATTAACGGCTGTTTTAACCGGTATGGGATTGCTGTTGATGAACATCAGTTTATAAAACGGAAAGATGCTCCCATGAATGGCCTGAGCCTGCCGGACATCGCCAGCGGTAAAGGCGGCAATCATATTTTGAATCTGACGGCCAATGATATGACTGGCCACACTGATTACGCCAACGCCTCCGACTGCCAGAATAGGCAAGGTCAGACTGTCGTCGCCGCTGTATATCATAAAGCCGGCCGGTGCCCGCCGCACAATCTCCGAAGCCTGATCCAGCGAACCACTGGCTTCTTTCACCGCCACGATGTTTTCGATAGCTGCCAGCCGCACGATGGTATCCGGTGAAATATTGGACCCGGTACGGCCAGGCACATTATATACAATCAACGGTAGCGATGTGGACTCGGCAATGGCTTTAAAGTGCTGATAATACCCTTCCTGATTAGGTTTATTATAATAGGGACCTACCAGCATGGCGCCATGGACACCCAGTTTTTCCGCTTCCCTGGTCATTTCGATGGAATGCTGTGTATCATTTGAGCCGGTTCCGGCAACAACGGTAACCCGGTCGCCCACCGCCTCCAAAACAGTACTGAATAATTTCAGTTTTTCTTCCTGCGTTAAGGTCGGCGATTCGCCGGTAGTTCCCGCGATCACCAAACCATCCGAACCATTGGCAGCCAAATGTATAGCTAACTGAGCAGCGGCAGTATAATTAACCCGTAAATCCTCATGAAAAGGAGTAACCATCGCTGTAAACACTCTGCCAAAATTCCTCACAAACGCCCCTCCTGTTTTTGTTTATTAATAAGGTAGAGGATATATCCCCCAACAGGGTTCGTTCCGTCTCACCCTGCCAGGCCAAACTTTTCATGCAACGCCAATACCGCCGCCTGCACATCCTCCCGTTTTACCAGGGCGGATATGGAAGTATGGGAATCGACGGTTTGCAGAATGGATATCTTATTGGTAGCCAACGCCTCCACAAAACTGGCCATAACGCCGGGTACTTCCCGCATGCCGCCGCCGACCACCGATACCTTGGCGCAGTCATAGGTTACGGCTACCTGATAACCGCCTTCCCGCAGCCGGTTGACAGCCCGTTCGGCGGCATCTCCCGCCACGGTAAACATAATCTGTCCGGGATGGACATTAATCAGATCTACGCTGATACAGCTTTCGGCCATCAGCTTAAACACCTGAAAGCTTGAGCCATGGGCAGCTCCGGCATCAATATTTACCCGAATCTGGGCAATATTGCTCAGTGAGGTTACGCCAGTGGCAATCCGATCACTGACAATAGTCCCGCCGTTCTCATCCTGACCGATGTTCGTGATCAGTGTTCCCGGTTCATCGGAGAAGGTGGACTTGACAATTAGAGGAATATTTTTCTGCATGGCAATTTCCACCGCCCGGGGATGAATGACCTTGGCTCCCTGGTGCGCCAGCTGGCAAACCTCGCCGTAGCTGATACAGTCAAGAATCTGCGCACTCTTCACCATTCGCGGGTCAGCTGTCATGATGCCGTCGACATCGGTATAAATTTCGATCATTTCCGCCGACAGCGTCGCGCCGAGCGCCGCCGCCGTTGTGTCACTGCCGCCGCGGCCCAGCGTGGTAAACTCCCCTTCGGTGGTCATTCCCTGAAAACCGCAAACGACCGGAATTCGGCCAGCCTTAATCAGGCTTATAATGCGGGACGGCTCGATCTTTAAAATCCGGGCGCGGCCAAAATGATTGTCGGTAATAATGCCGGCCTGCCCGCCGGTCAGCATAACGGCATCCATGCCGGCTGCCTGCAGTGTGCCGGCCATAATCACCGCCGAAATCATTTCACCGCAATACATCATATGGTCAAGTTCCCGTGCGGCAATGTTTTTATTGGCGGTCCGGGCCAGGCCGATCAGGGTGTCAGTAGCGTAGTTCTCCCCCTTGCGACCCATAGCGGATACCACAACCACCGGGCTGTAGCCCTGGCTGCGCACCTTTTCCACCTTGCCTACCACCAGTTTTCTAACATCCTCATTGGCGACTGAAGTGCCGCCAAATTTCTGGACAATTATACGCATTCCCAACACCTCAAACTAAATTATGTCCAATCATGTATTCCGCAATCTGCAGCGCGTTCAAAGCCGCGCCTTTGCGGATTTGATCGCCAACAACCCAGATGTTCAATCCGTACGGTACCGATTTGTCTTCCCGGATGCGTCCTACGGCCACATCGTTCTTGCCGGAGGTAAGCAGCGGCATAGGATATACCATATCTGCCGGCGCATCCTCCACCACAACACCGGGGAAAGCGCTCAACAATTCCCGGGCCTCCTGGGCCGACAACGGCTCTGCCAGTTCCAGATTAATCGACTCGGAATGACTGCGGAACACCGGGACCCGCACAGCCGTGGGCGAAATGCCGATGGTATGGTCACCCAGAATTTTGTGTGTCTCATGAACCATTTTCATCTCTTCCTTGGTATAATCGCCGTCAACGAACACATCAATCTGCGGCAACAGATTAAAAGCGATTTGGTAATGCTTCGGCAGGCTGGCGCCGGGCAGGATGTTGGCTTCGACCGGTGCCCGTTGGATATGGGCAACCACCTGATTTTCCAGTTCATCAATCGCTTCTTTCCCGGCACCGGAAACGGCCTGATAGGTCGATACCACGACCCGTTTGATCTTCGCTTTGTCATAAATCGGCTTTAATGCCATCAGCATAATAATGGTAGAACAGTTCGGATTGGCGATAATGCCCTGATGTTCCTTGATCGCCTCAGGATTCACCTCGGGAATGACCAAGGGCACCTTCGGGTCCATGCGAAAGGCGCTGGAATTGTCGATGACGACGGCACCACGCTTTACAGCCTCGGGTGCCAGAGTCTTGCTCGCCGCACCGCCGGCAAACAAAGCAATCTGTACATTGTCAAATGATTCCGGTTTGGCTTCTTCCACAGTATAAGTTTTTCCCATAAAGTCGATTTTTTTACCTGCCGAACGGGAGGAAGCCAACAGCTTCAATTCGGCAAACGGAAAATTACGCTCTTCAATCAGTTCCAGAAATTCCTTGCCTACTGCGCCAGTAGCCCCGAGTATTGCAACATTATATTTTTTCATTCCCAATCGCTCCTTTTCCTGTAGTGCGTGTCTTTAAACTATCCGAAACGCTCCCTGACAGCGCTTTTTGTGCCATACTTCGCTAAAATTTTTGGAAATAGGGGCCGCTATTCCTGCAAAATTTTATCTCGTCTGGCGCAAAAATCACTCGCCATGGATCATTCCGTTAGTTTGAAGACACGCCCTAGCACCGTTCATACTCACCATATTATGCATTAGTCCAAAATGTTCTCCAGGCCGCAAACCAGGCCCGTGATAGTAAGTACCCGCTTGCAGGCAAGCACCACGCCGGGCATGAACGACTCACGGGAGATCGAATCATGACGGATGGTCAAAGTCTGCCCCAAGCCACCGAAAATAACCTCCTGGTGGGCGACATAGCCAGGCAGTCTGACGCTATGGATACGGATACCCTCCAGTTCACTGCCTCGGGCACCGGCCAGTTTTTCCTCTTCGTTCGGATGGCCCTGTTTTAAGAAACCCCGCTTTTCGGCAATCAACTGGGCCGTCCGCAGCGCCGTACCGGAGGGAGCATCCAGCTTCTGATCATGATGCAGCTCGATAATTTCCACATGAGGAAGATATTTTGCCGCGTCCTGCGCCATTTTCATCATCAATACAGCCCCGATGGCAAAGTTAGGCGCAATCAACGCGTTGACCTTTTTATCGCTGCATAACCGCCCTACTTCTGCCAAATCATCCGCTGATAAACCGGTTGTGCCCACAACAGGACTTACGCCACAAGTAATAGCTGTGCGAATGTTGGGCATCACTGCGGCGGGATTAGTAAAATCAACCATAACCTGCGGTTTGGTCTCGCTGATAACCGTCTGTAAATCCTTGCCTACCGTGACGCCGATCTTGCCTATACCGATCAGTTCGCCGGCATCGGCAAAGCTGGAGTTCACATCCATAGCACCGACCAGTTCCAATTCCTTGTCATTATATACAGCCTTCAACACTTCACGGCCCATTTTGCCGTATGCGCCGCACACCATTACTCTAATCACAAAAGTCCACCTCCTAAAATAATAAAAGACAGCCGGTGAATGCTTATCTCACCGGCTGTCTTATTTGTGATTAGACAGCCAAAACCATGACATCAGGAAATATAACAAAAGAATATCCCCTGCCGTCGATTTGAGATAGCGCTCCACCAAATACCACTTTGGTGACAGTCTTAAACCTATTCGATGTAAGACCAGTATACAAGGCTTGGCCGCCTTGCTATACTTCGGCAAACAACCCTTTCCTTTCAGATCATCGACACCACTCTAGCTGAAAGTACTCATCTTGTTCGCACCTCTACTCCACCCCGCGCAGGATGAGGTCTATTTATTTTACGTACATTGTATACTAAGCGTTCCATCAGTGTCAATCTTTTTGCGAAAAAAATCACCGACCGCCGCTTAACTCGCCTTTACTCCTACGGAGTAAAGGCGAGTTAACCGCTGGAACCGTTTAGTCAGTTCCAGATTTTACAATCACTATTTGGTATTGTGACTTTCCACTTCACTGGCCCCGTTTTGCCGCAATACCTGTGCGGCGGCATTTACCTTGGCAGCGTCGGCGCGGATAACGGCCAGCGTATTGCCCTGGGCCACACTTTCCTCATACCGGTGACTAGCCTCAGCCGGAATGCCCCAATCAATCAGGCCGCCGGCAATACCGCCAGCCACAACACCACTGATGGCTGCCGCAATCGGACCGGCGGCGATGACCGGACCAATCCCCGGAATAGCCATAGCCCCGGCACCCAGTAGCAGACCGCCAATACCGCCAATGGTGCCGCCCGTCAAAGCACCGTCGGTAATATCATCGTTATAATATTCGGTTTTGCCTTCTCCTTCCTGCTTTTTGCTGACCAGATTGATCTCTTCAGTGGTAAAACCCTGTTGACGCAATTGCTGAGCAGCCTGCTCGGCGCTACTGCGTGACTTAAATACCCCAACGACACTTTTCGTTCCTTTACCGGCAGCTTGCGAAGACTGGGTGCTGTTTGACGCACCGGCATTCTGACTGCTGCTTGAGGTAGCTGTTTGATTCTGTGAGGCATTTTGTGCCTGCATGCCGTTTGTTGCCTGTCCCTGCGCACCGGCGGCGTTCTGGCCGCTGCCTGAGGAAGCGCCGGCGTAACTGTTAACGACTGCACTGTTGGCAGTTTGTTGCGTAGAAGACTGGTTGCTTCCGGAATTGTTCATAAACAGACCTCCTAACATTGAAGTATGAATTGGACAAAATCC is part of the Propionispora vibrioides genome and harbors:
- a CDS encoding YlzJ-like family protein, with the translated sequence MLLWTIMPLESIFPAEPYQPDYEEITVGQSRVLMERINARQCKVVRLIATDPGEYLDPRLQPGTVVAYSPVREALDS
- a CDS encoding ClpP family protease yields the protein MMIKSSNPVIPEPGTQPETPVVPDPQKKSKRAKKATGPADNIQELGTAEVPVAKSNIHVMTIIGQIEGHMVLPPQNKTTKYEHIMPQLVAIEQNPEIEGLLLLLNTVGGDVEAGLAIAELIASMSKPSVSIVLGGGHSIGAPIAVSATHSFIVESASMTIHPIRLTGLVIGAPSSFDYLEKMQERVNKFVVTHSKITEKKWKELLYKTGELSRDIGTSVVGKDAVHYGLIDEIGGIAQAQLTLQELIAANKTDKGLKQ
- a CDS encoding ribonuclease J — translated: MAKLPQKLQIIPLGGLGEIGKNMTVVRCGDDIVVIDSGLMFPEDDMLGIDLVIPDISYLLDNRDLVRAIVLTHGHEDHIGALPYVLKQLDVPVYGTRLTLGILENRLKENHLTNAQLVPVTPGSQIQAGAFTVGFIRVSHSIADSVALFIKTPVGTIVHTGDFKLDQTPVDGKVTDFHRFAELGDQGVLVMLADSTNAERPGYTMSERSVGVTFDETFRTAKDRIIIATFSSNVHRVQQAVDMACKYKRKVAVLGRSMVNVVNIAMELGYLNIPEGVLIDIDQINQYPASAIVILTTGSQGEPMSALTRMAMSDHRKVDIVPGDTVVISATPIPGNEKLVARTIDYLLRQGADVVYEATSGIHVSGHASQEELKLMHNLIRPKFFIPVHGEYRHLKKHAKLAQDMGMAKENIFVAENGQVLEFTKDRGMIAGKVTAGNILVDGLGVGDVGNIVLRDRKQLSQDGILIVVVTMEKQGGVAAGPDIVSRGFVYVRESEQLMEEAREKVKQALEKCQTNNITEWAAIKNNVRDALGKYLYDRTRRRPMILPIIMEV
- the dapA gene encoding 4-hydroxy-tetrahydrodipicolinate synthase translates to MRNFGRVFTAMVTPFHEDLRVNYTAAAQLAIHLAANGSDGLVIAGTTGESPTLTQEEKLKLFSTVLEAVGDRVTVVAGTGSNDTQHSIEMTREAEKLGVHGAMLVGPYYNKPNQEGYYQHFKAIAESTSLPLIVYNVPGRTGSNISPDTIVRLAAIENIVAVKEASGSLDQASEIVRRAPAGFMIYSGDDSLTLPILAVGGVGVISVASHIIGRQIQNMIAAFTAGDVRQAQAIHGSIFPFYKLMFINSNPIPVKTAVNLLGLAAGPCRLPLTTASAGEVEQIKESMRQLGVM
- the dapG gene encoding aspartate kinase; translated protein: MRIIVQKFGGTSVANEDVRKLVVGKVEKVRSQGYSPVVVVSAMGRKGENYATDTLIGLARTANKNIAARELDHMMYCGEMISAVIMAGTLQAAGMDAVMLTGGQAGIITDNHFGRARILKIEPSRIISLIKAGRIPVVCGFQGMTTEGEFTTLGRGGSDTTAAALGATLSAEMIEIYTDVDGIMTADPRMVKSAQILDCISYGEVCQLAHQGAKVIHPRAVEIAMQKNIPLIVKSTFSDEPGTLITNIGQDENGGTIVSDRIATGVTSLSNIAQIRVNIDAGAAHGSSFQVFKLMAESCISVDLINVHPGQIMFTVAGDAAERAVNRLREGGYQVAVTYDCAKVSVVGGGMREVPGVMASFVEALATNKISILQTVDSHTSISALVKREDVQAAVLALHEKFGLAG
- a CDS encoding aspartate-semialdehyde dehydrogenase, translated to MKKYNVAILGATGAVGKEFLELIEERNFPFAELKLLASSRSAGKKIDFMGKTYTVEEAKPESFDNVQIALFAGGAASKTLAPEAVKRGAVVIDNSSAFRMDPKVPLVIPEVNPEAIKEHQGIIANPNCSTIIMLMALKPIYDKAKIKRVVVSTYQAVSGAGKEAIDELENQVVAHIQRAPVEANILPGASLPKHYQIAFNLLPQIDVFVDGDYTKEEMKMVHETHKILGDHTIGISPTAVRVPVFRSHSESINLELAEPLSAQEARELLSAFPGVVVEDAPADMVYPMPLLTSGKNDVAVGRIREDKSVPYGLNIWVVGDQIRKGAALNALQIAEYMIGHNLV
- the dapB gene encoding 4-hydroxy-tetrahydrodipicolinate reductase, with the protein product MIRVMVCGAYGKMGREVLKAVYNDKELELVGAMDVNSSFADAGELIGIGKIGVTVGKDLQTVISETKPQVMVDFTNPAAVMPNIRTAITCGVSPVVGTTGLSADDLAEVGRLCSDKKVNALIAPNFAIGAVLMMKMAQDAAKYLPHVEIIELHHDQKLDAPSGTALRTAQLIAEKRGFLKQGHPNEEEKLAGARGSELEGIRIHSVRLPGYVAHQEVIFGGLGQTLTIRHDSISRESFMPGVVLACKRVLTITGLVCGLENILD